The genomic interval AATTCCAACGTTAGTAACTTCactttttattgaatatataagGATGAACAGTACTGTTGCTAAGtctattattgtttttaaatattttaaataaatattggtGTACGTTTAATACAAAGCATCTTTgctacatatgtgtgtatatgatCGTTGgatataaattgttaaatgtgCAAATATTGCAATTAACTACATGTGAATCTAATGGAAAACTTCCATATAatactataaatatttgattataaACGTGATTGTAAATTTAAAGCCATTTTTCTTGAGTCAAATGTTCAATTTGCTTAACGATAACTTGTcaacttatttatataatggCATTAcctaattatttatatattaaaagtgCAATAAACTCTAACATGgattaataatatatgtatgaattCTAAAAAGGAagtacaaaatgtttttgggtGATTATGTCAGCAATTGACGTATGTACGAAGAGTATTTCTCCTTTGTTCTTAATATAGAAAATCACTAATTTGGCTTCGGTTAGTATTGCTATATAGTTAAGTATTGTTTGATGTTTATGATCACATCGATGCAGTCCATAACGGATAATATGCCTTTCAACATCTGATTTATGTGTCGTTCTATAACTCATTCTCATTCTCTTCTCAATCCAAACTGtaattgtttctgtttgttgcttcgttgtttttgttcaaatatcaaattatTGCTTTTTCGCACGACGTCTTTTATAGCCAGTCATTTGCCTCAATAGCTGCGAGTTCTCATCATCCATGTCCAAATTGGGCTCCCAGAGGCGTAGTCTTTTTGGTATGTATATCAGACCCAGTAGAGTAATTGCTGTAGATGGATATTGGAATGATTAATTGTGACATATGTATTTCTTACAGTATTTACTCACTATTCAAGACGCAAGGGAAGATAACGTAAAAGTTCAAAGTGCTCGAACGAAAGTAGAGTGCTTCAGTGGCATAGAAGACCATGGTAAGTGCCAAAGAACAGCCACCCATGCTGACAACGCTGTTCTCGAGAGACAATAACTATTACACTGTATTACCTTATGTATTTACCTAATACTTACGGCCTGTAGTGTATATACAGAGTACAGTGCACCAATGCGATTGCCTTTAGAAGACAGTACATGCCAATTATGCGAGATATAGTATAATCACCTAAAAGATTGAAATTTAGTTATATTACATGTACAAAGGTGGCACTTATATCTACCCTCGATGAACTGCGTATCGCTGTGATCGCCCAGAAAACTTCGCCGCTCGATATAGCTGCGAAACGCTGTGCCCAGATCcataaaagcaacaaacgCTATCCAACCACGAAAGGCGTAGAGCAGACGCTCGCGGGGTCGACTGCTGGCTGACTGCATTGCAGCCCTGAAAGGCACAAAATcacaatatatacaatttacttAATCAACGTCGTAAAAATATATGCTTGTATACGCAATGCCGGCCGGTAACTCTATAAATCGTCGCCCCACTTAACCCATGCGCAACGGTTTCAGGTGGGCGCTGGGTAAAATCGATatcacacccacacccacacccacacccacacctggcacctttattatttatgcaacggcaaatatttacacatgGGCCAATTAATAGCTGCACGCGAGCACGTGCTATGCGCACCCGGATGCGTGCCCCGGACACGCTTGAGGCTATTTATTTTCAGTCAACAAATGCGATGCCAGGGTCACCCCGAGCAACGGTATTTGTGGCATGCAATTCATAAATTGTAACTTTGTTTTGTGTactctttctttttgtttttggctttgcttACATTGCGAATGTCTTTTAGATTTCTAGgcacacgcggcgtatgatgaatatacaattattataGCACCGAGTTATTATTATGACAAAATGTAGCGTTTAACGATTGATTTTATCATTTTCCTTTTATCAACGCATTTTGCAACTGTTTGCCGCGACGCTTCGACGCAGATTGAAATCTTCAAACGCCAAGAAGCTTTTATGCAATGCGGGAGCTTTCGTGCCACTGGCCGGCCGGCTGTTTCAAATTGTACCGTAAAAGTTCTAGCCGTGACAGCAATTTAATAATAGATAAATACTTTTGATGTTAGCATCCGTTAATTTGAAAATCTCGtcttttgattaaaaatgaGAACGAACAAAAACTCAATTCAGCTTTGTCATTTTTATTAcgaaaaaagtataaaaaaaacaagttttaaCAAACTCAAATAAACAACTAAAATGTGTGTCAAGTTCTATGGCTCTCTCTGCTTATTAGTCGCCATTTTAATCTTTGCCAATAGTCGCTTCGGTTTTGCGATATTCAGCATAATCCACAAACCCATCGTTATTGATATCCATGGATTTCAGCACATAGTCTATGGTCTCCTCTAGCGCCTTATCGGTATACACGGAGCCCGTTTTGTGCTCCGGCTCCGCGGTTCCGTCGGCAGCCTTCTTTGGATCTTCAACTGAAATGACAAAGAAAAGGTTAAGTCTTAAATGTAATGATTAAAACTTTAAGTTCCTTTTAAGGCTAATTCCACCATGTCATAGGCTAACTAGAGATTATTCATATTTTGGTttgttctatttttattttgtaggTCATTTTTATTTGCTAAAAACACGTTTCTTATAATGAATTGCATGCgcatataaagtatatatctaTCAATTTCTAAAGATCAATTGAATGCAATAGTTTCAGAACATttcgcttgtttttttttttttattttctttcttttgtacaaaacaaatgtttaCACAATCAGCCTTTTTTTTCGCTGCTTTAAAGTGACGCCTAAAATTAACTTCATATTGAACGAATAACTAAAATTAGGGAAAGattaaacagaaaaacaaacagtttAATTGCACTGATCACAAAAGGAGATTCGTGTGTGCTATTATTCGAATTTTTGAGAAGTTGTGTaataaattatacaatttgttcAAAGAAGTTGCCCGATTGGAATGCTTGTAGCATgttcaaaacatttgtttgaAGTATATTACAATTTGAGCTGCAATTGTTTGCGcccaaatttcaatttgtatgtggtgtgtgtgtgtgtgtgtgtgtttgtggtgAAACATGAGTACATGTAGCTGCACAATGCGGACCAAGACACTTAGACAGACATAACTATGCTGGATTGGTTTATGCAAGCTGAATCGATTGAACTAGATACTAATGGattggctgctgttgtggaggctgctgctgctgctgctgttgctgttgctgctgatgttttTCGGCAGCCTTCTGCTGAGCCTTAATAAACTCCGGATAATCGATGAAACCGTCATGCGATGTGTCGTCCATTTGCAGTATGGGGTCAATGAGCGCCACCAGCTCTTCGTCTGAGAATACTTTCTCCTCTACATGGGGCTTCTCGCCATTGGGCTGCTCTTTGCTGCCTTGCTCTACATACGGTTGATTTGAGATATGAATTATTAAAGCCACATGCCAAATGGGTTTAGATAATGTTGAACATGACCAGAACCATAACCAGAAGAAGCACAACCAGCCGAAATGTAGAAAAATTTTGTATATGCAAATAAAGGTAAAACAAAACACATGAAtcaaacaaaaccaaaatcaacgcaaatattttaagcaagCTACAGACATGAAATACATAAATGAGTGGTACCCAGCGGTGCTTACCGTGCCAGTGGATCAGAGATTTGATCAGTTCACAGCCAtccagtttgttgttgttgtccgaATCGTGCATTTTGAAGTAATGGAACTGCAACTCAGCCTCGGACATTTTGCTCGTATCGATGGGCACTTGCATGTGCTCCTGGATGTGACTATAAAAAGATAATacataagtaaataaacaGGTGCAAAGTTATCTATGCATATGATAAGAATATTTCCGTTACGATTCGGTTAATTTACAATACAGTTTCAGTCAGCATTGATTAATGGCAATTATCTTGTAGTTTGATAATTTTGTCAGGGCAGACACTTACGCACGCTCTTGCTGAATGTTGCCCGTATTCAAAACCTGCTGTGGCTGTCCATGATGATGTCCGCccgcctgctgctgatgattCGGCACCTGTTGTGGATGCTGTTGCACAggctgctgcatttgttgctgctgatggatctgctgttgttgttgttgttgttgttgttgttgcacggGCACCTGCTGATATTGtacttgctgttgttgctgcgggaCAGGCACCTGTGAATATAGGTTGGCATATTAGTTGCCTTGAATAGCAGCCGTATCCCTGACAACCACTCACATATTGCTGCGGCGGCACGCCGGGCGCAGCGTGTCCCTGTTGTTGGTACTGCTGTGGAGGTGGCGGCTGTTGGTGATGTTGTGGAACTTGGTGGGGCACTTGTTGCTGTTCCACATGACAAATAGTAGTAAGTAAGTTTGTAAGTCAACATCCAGCTGGTTGcacattatataaaaatattcagCATTTAATTCTACTCACATAATGCTGAGGATTTACGCCGGGTGCCACACGCTGTGCGCTGCTGTAGCCAACTAGGGCaagcagcaaggctgctgtaAAGTCTGGCAGATGCATTTATGTGGAAGCGCTAATTTCGTTTGCGAGGATTTCGAATTTGGTGGCACGCACAATCACCACGTAGCTACTAGCTAGCTCAGCTATCAaaacacacacgtacacaaaTTGATTCTGCTTCTTCACCTTTTGCCAGTTACACAGCACGACAGCTGTTGCACAGGTAAGCTACCTATCGAATTTGTTATCGGCCGTTTTCAACAAGGTGGCAGCGCCCTAAAATTTAATCCACAA from Drosophila virilis strain 15010-1051.87 chromosome 2, Dvir_AGI_RSII-ME, whole genome shotgun sequence carries:
- the LOC6629763 gene encoding lymphotoxin beta receptor inhibitor isoform X1, with amino-acid sequence MHLPDFTAALLLALVGYSSAQRVAPGVNPQHYQQVPHQVPQHHQQPPPPQQYQQQGHAAPGVPPQQYVPVPQQQQQVQYQQVPVQQQQQQQQQQQIHQQQQMQQPVQQHPQQVPNHQQQAGGHHHGQPQQVLNTGNIQQERAHIQEHMQVPIDTSKMSEAELQFHYFKMHDSDNNNKLDGCELIKSLIHWHEQGSKEQPNGEKPHVEEKVFSDEELVALIDPILQMDDTSHDGFIDYPEFIKAQQKAAEKHQQQQQQQQQQQPPQQQPIH
- the LOC6629765 gene encoding uncharacterized protein, with the translated sequence MAAMQSASSRPRERLLYAFRGWIAFVAFMDLGTAFRSYIERRSFLGDHSDTQFIEGDYTISRIIGMYCLLKAIALVHCTLYIHYRPVVSMGGCSLALTMVFYATEALYFRSSTLNFYVIFPCVLNTITLLGLIYIPKRLRLWEPNLDMDDENSQLLRQMTGYKRRRAKKQ
- the LOC6629763 gene encoding lymphotoxin beta receptor inhibitor isoform X2 — encoded protein: MHLPDFTAALLLALVGYSSAQRVAPGVNPQHYQQVPHQVPQHHQQPPPPQQYQQQGHAAPGVPPQQYVPVPQQQQQVQYQQVPVQQQQQQQQQQQIHQQQQMQQPVQQHPQQVPNHQQQAGGHHHGQPQQVLNTGNIQQERAHIQEHMQVPIDTSKMSEAELQFHYFKMHDSDNNNKLDGCELIKSLIHWHVEDPKKAADGTAEPEHKTGSVYTDKALEETIDYVLKSMDINNDGFVDYAEYRKTEATIGKD